A region from the Cryptococcus decagattii chromosome 5, complete sequence genome encodes:
- a CDS encoding serine/threonine-protein phosphatase PP-Z1 has product MGQGQSSTKKLGRTSSKQLPPPQDIADSFARTSIADKEPPPSPPHPSPSPTPSAIPTTHNIIAAPRDGIKSAFFGSSPPPPSAMSISPASTTGPRGPSSPPTPSGSPINQISTHLAPSYALTQTISRGSIGPGSSGAANANALQILDVDNMIQRLLEAGYSGKVTKSPPLKNAEIMSVCAAAREVFLSQPTLIELSPPVKIVGDVHGQYADLLRMFEMCGFPPAANYLFLGDYVDRGKQSLETILLLLCYKIKYPENFFLLRGNHECANVTRVYGFYDECKRRTNIKIWKTFIDVFNTLPIASIVASKIFCVHGGLSPSLKNMDDIRRIQRPTDVPDYGLLNDLVWSDPSDTALDWEDNERGVSFCYGKSVINAFLATHDMDLICRAHMVVEDGYEFYNDRTLVTVFSAPNYCGEFDNFGAVMSVSEDLLCSFELLKPLDGAALKKEMTKSKRKSLQAHQSPPNNPMAQSF; this is encoded by the exons ATGGGCCAAGGCCAGTCCTCCACGAAAAAGCTGGGGCGCACTTCATCAAAACAGCTCCCCCCCCCCCAGGACATCGCCGACTCTTTCGCCCGCACATCCATCGCAGACAAGGAACCACCCCCCTCTCCACCCCacccctccccctcccccaccCCCTCAGCTATCCCCACCACTCATAATATCATCGCCGCACCAAGGGACGGGATCAAATCCGCCTTTTTCGGATCATCCCCTCCGCCCCCCTCGGCCATGTCCATCTCCCCCGCCAGCACTACAGGCCCACGTGGTCCATCGTCACCACCCACACCGTCAGGCTCACCCATAAATCAAATTTCCACCCACCTCGCTCCCAGCTACGCACTCACCCAGACAATCTCCCGTGGCTCCATCGGTCCGGGATCATCCGGTGCAGCCAACGCCAACGCTCTCCAAATCCTCGACGTTGACAACATGATACAGCGTCTGCTCGAAGCAGGCTACAGCGGAAAAGTCACAAAGAGTCCGCCGTTGAAGAATGCAGAAATCATGAGTGTGTGTGCTGCCGCGCGCGAAGTGTTCCTCAGCCAGCCCACATTGATCGAACTCAGTCCGCCCGTCAAGATTGTCGGCGACGTGCATGGCCAG TACGCCGATTTGCTGCGCATGTTTGAAATGTGTGGTTTCCCGCCGGCGGCAAACTATTTGTTTCTAGGCGACTACGTCGACCGCGGGAAACAGTCTTTGGAGACgattcttcttttgctttgCTACAAGATCAAGTATCCTGAAAACTTTTTCCTCTTGCGCGGCAACCACGAGTGTGCCAACGTCACACGCG TATACGGTTTCTATGACGAATGCAAACGGCGGACAAACATCAAGATTTGGAAAACGTTTATCGACGTATTCAACACCCTCCCCATCGCATCCATCGTCGCCAGCAAGATCTTTTGTGTCCACGGTGGACTGAGTCCCAGCTTGAAGAATATGGATGATATCAGGCGGATTCAAAGACCGACAGACGTGCCAGATTACGGACTCCTCAATGATTTAGTATGGTCCGATCCATCGGATACCGCACTCGATTGGGAGGATAACGAGCGGGGTGTATCGTTTTGTTATGGTAAGAGTGTCATCAATGCCTTTTTGGCCACACAC GATATGGATCTTATATGTCGAGCACATATGGTTGTCGAAGACGGCTACGAGTTTTATAACGATCGAACACTTGTCACCGTGTTTTCCGCTCCCAA CTATTGCGGCGAGTTTGACAACTTTGGTGCAGTCATGTCCGTTTCTGAAGACTTGTTATGCTCCTTTGAGCTTTTGAAACCCCTGGATGGCGCCGCGttgaaaaaggaaatgacCAAATCTAAACGGAAATC ATTACAAGCACACCAGTCACCTCCGAATAACCCAATGGCCCAAAGCTTTTAG
- a CDS encoding oxoglutarate dehydrogenase (succinyl-transferring), E1 component — MIRSIPKHIRIPSRSTAQPAGAIFSLSAVQRHTQKRNYASEAVAPSKNDAFANGGNAYYTEEMYRLWKQDPKSVHVSWQTYFSGLDKGLPSSEAFNPAPGFVSGVVPTPAGGSPKLSVKGSGDVTDYLKVQLLIRAYQVRGHHIANLDPLHISGADLDGRVPPEFTLDYYGWTEADLKKEFTLGDGILPRFKGQVKDDTMTLGQIIDELKQMYCTHIGCQYVHIPDRGQCDWIRERVEIPTQWNYSTEEKRMILDRLMWSELFEKFIASKYPNEKRFGLEGCESLIPGMKALIDRSVDAGVKSIVLGMPHRGRLNVLGNVIRKPIEAILNEFKGNEDAGDTGGGDVKYHLGANYIRPTPSGKKVSLSLVANPSHLEAEDPVVLGKTRAIQHFEGDEGDGSSAMGVLLHGDAAFAGQGVVYETMGMQNLPNYGTGGTIHLIVNNQIGFTTDPRFARSTPYPSDIAKSIDAPIFHVNSDDVEAVNYVCTLAADWRATFKKDVVIDIVCYRRYGHNETDQPSFTQPKMYKAIQKQPTVLSIYTDKLIKEGTFTEKEIDEHRQWVWGMLEKAYDGSKDYRPSPREWLSSSWEGFPSPKELAEEVLPQLNTGASEDTLKHVGQVISSFPDGFHPHKNLARIIGNRGKTVSEGKNIDWSTAEALAFGTLCLEGTHVRISGQDVERGTFSQRHAVVHDQKTEQTHVALKHLSADQGSFTVTNSHLSEFGTLGFELGYSLVSPNSLTIWEAQFGDFANNAQCIIDQFIAAGERKWLQRTGLVLSLPHGYDGQGPEHSSGRIERFLQLCDDEPRVYPSPEKLERQHQDCNMQIVYPTTPANYFHVLRRQNKRDFRKPLIVFFSKSLLRHPLARSTLEEMSGDSKFQRYLPEPHPESLAEPEKIRRHILCTGQVYFQLLKEREERGINDVAISRIEQLSPLPYDLLTPHLDKYPNADVVWAQEEPLNNGAWTYVQPRLITALKETEHHKSKVPIYAGRKPSSSVATGFKYAHKKEIEMINDMAFAPAEGQ; from the exons ATGATCAGGTCAATTCCAAAACATATCCGCATACCGTCTCGGTCAACGGCTCAGCCCGCTGGGGCCATATTTTCCCTTTCTGCTGTCCAGCGACATACTCAAAAACGAAACTATGCTTCAGAGGCCGTCGCTCCCAGCAAGAATGATGCCTTCGCCAACGGTGGAAATGCGTACTACACTGAAGA GATGTACCGCCTCTGGAAACAAGATCCCAAGTCTGTCCACGTATCCTGGCAAACGTACTTCTCTGGCCTCGACAAGGGTCTTCCCTCTTCTGAGGCCTTCAACCCCGCCCCCGGGTTTGTCTCTGGTGTCGTTCCCACTCCCGCAGGTGGAAGTCCCAAACTCTCTGTTAAGGGCAGTGGTGATGTCACCGATTACCTTAAA GTTCAACTTCTGATCCGTGCCTACCAAGTTCGAGGTCATCACATTGCCAACCTCGATCCTCTCCACATCTCTGGTGCCGATCTCGACGGTCGTGTCCCTCCCGAATTTACCCTCGACTACTACGGTTGGACTGAAGCCGACCTGAAGAAGGAATTCACTCTTGGCGACGGTATACTCCCCCGATTCAAGGGTCAGGTCAAGGACGACACTATGACTTTGGGCCAGATCATTGATGAGCTCAAGCAGATGTACT GTACCCACATTGGTTGCCAGTACGTTCACATCCCCGACCGGGGACAATGCGACTGGATCCGGGAGCGCGTCGAAATTCCTACCCAGTGGAACTATTCCActgaggaaaagaggatgatCCTTGATCGACTGATGTGGTCTGAACTTTTTGAGAAGTTCATTGCCTCCAAATACCCCAACGAGAAGCGTTTCGGTCTTGAGGGTTGCGAGTCTTTGATCCCTGGTATGAAGGCGCTCATTGATCGTTCCGTCGATGCTGGCGTCAAATCTATAGTTCTTGGTATGCCCCACCGTGGTCGTCTTAACGTTCTTGGTAATGTCATCCGAAAGCCTATTGAGGCCATCTTAAACGAGTTCAAGGGTAACGAGGATGCCGGCGATactggtggtggtgatgtCAAGTATCACCTTGGTGCCAACTACATTCGTCCTACTCCTAGCGGCAAGAAGGTTTCCTTGTCTCTTGTTGCCAACCCTTCGCATTTGGAGGCCGAAGACCCCGTCGTCCTCGGTAAGACCAGGGCTATTCAGCACTTTGAAGGTGACGAGGGAGACGGATCCTCTGCCATGGGTGTCTTGCTCCACGGTGACGCCGCCTTCGCTGGTCAAGGTGTTGTCTACGAAACCATGGGTATGCAGAACCTCCCCAACTACGGCACTGGTGGCACCATCCACTTGATTGTCAACAACCAAATTGGTTTCACCACCGACCCCCGATTTGCTCGTTCTACCCCTTACCCATCTGATATTGCCAAGTCTATCGATGCCCCCATCTTCCACGTTAACAGTGACGACGTTGAGGCGGTTAACTATGTCTGTACTCTCGCTGCTGACTGGCGAGCTACCTTCAAGAAGGATGTGGTTATTGACATTGTCTGCTACCGACGATATGGTCACAACGAGACCGACCAACCCAGCTTCACTCAGCCGAAAATGTACAAGGCTATTCAAAAGCAACCTACCGTCTTGTCTATATACACGGACAAGTTGATTAAAGAGGGTACTTTCActgagaaggagattgacGAGCACCGACAATGGGTCTGGGGCATGCTTGAGAAGGCTTACGACGGGTCCAAGGACTACAGACCTTCTCCCCGAGAGTGgctttcctcctcttggGAAGGTTTCCCTTCCCCCAAGGAGCTTGCCGAGGAGGTTCTCCCTCAGCTCAATACCGGTGCCAGCGAGGACACCCTCAAGCACGTGGGTCAGGTCATTTCTAGTTTCCCCGACGGCTTCCATCCCCACAAGAATCTTGCCCGAATTATTGGTAACCGAGGCAAGACTGTTTCTGAAGGCAAGAATATTGACTGGTCCACTGCCGAAGCTCTTGCTTTCGGTACTTTGTGCCTTGAGGGTACACACGTTCGAATTTCTGGTCAGGATGTTGAGCGTGGTACTTTCTCTCAGCGACACGCTGTGGTCCACGACCAAAAGACCGAACAGACTCACGTTGCCCTCAAGCATCTCAGCGCCGACCAGGGTTCTTTCACTGTTACCAACTCTCATTTGTCTGAGTTTGGTACCCTCGGTTTCGAGCTCGGTTACTCTCTTGTCTCTCCCAACAGTTTGACGATTTGGGAGGCTCAGTTTGGTGACTTTGC CAACAATGCCCAATGTATCATTGATCAATTCATTGCTGCCGGTGAGCGAAAGTGGCTCCAGCGAACTGGTCTGGTTCTCTCCTTGCCTCATGGTTATGATGGTCAAGGTCCCGAGCACTCTTCTGGTCGTATCGAGCGattcctccagctttgtGATGATGAGCCCCGGGTGTACCCTTCACCTGAAAAGTTGGAGAGGCAGCACCAGGACTGCAACATGCAAATTGTCTACCCCACCACCCCTGCCAACTACTTTCACGTTCTCAGGCGACAAAATAAGCGAGACTTCCGAAAGCCC TTGattgtcttcttctccaaatcACTTCTCCGACATCCTCTTGCCCGATCTACTCTTGAGGAGATGTCTGGTGACTCCAAGTTCCAGCGATATCTCCCCGAACCTCATCCCGAATCGCTTGCCGAGCCCGAGAAGATCCGACGACACATTTTATGTACTGGTCAGGTCTACTTCCAGCTCCTCAAGGAGCGAGAAGAGCGAGGTATCAACGATGTTGCTATTTCGAGGATTGAGCAATTGTCTCCTTTGCCATATGACCTTTTGACTCCTCACCTTGACAAGTACCCCAATGCGGACGTTGTCTGGGCCCAGGAGGAG CCTCTTAACAACGGTGCCTGGACCTATGTTCAGCCGCGACTCATCACCGCCCTTAAGGAGACTGAACATCACAAGTCCAAGGTCCCTATCTATGCTGGTAGGAAGCCTAGCAGTTCTGTTGCCACCGGTTTCAAGTATGCCCacaagaaggagattgagatgaTCAACGATATGGCTTTTGCTCCTGCCGAAGGACAGTGA
- a CDS encoding FK506-binding protein 1: MFRSILATSRPLARQPLRQFTTTAIKMGVTVENISAGDGKTFPRPGDSVTIHYVGTLLDGSKFDSSRDRGTPFVCRIGQGQVIKGWDEGVPQLSVGQKANLICTPDYAYGARGFPPVIPPNSTLKFEVELLKVN, from the exons atgtTCAGGTCTATTCTCGCCACCTCTCGTCCCCTCGCTAGACAACCTCTCCGGCAATTTACTACTACAGCTATCAAAATGGGTGTTACTGTTGAG AACATTTCTGCTGGTGACGGCAAGACCTTCCCCCGTCCTGGAGACTCTGTTACCATTCACT ACGTTGGCACCCTCCTTGACGGTTCCAAGTTCGACTCTTCCCGAGACCGTGGAACTCCCTTCGTATGCCGAATTGGTCAGGG CCAAGTCATCAAGGGTTGGGACGAGGGTGTTCCTCAGCTCTCCGTCGGCCAAAAGGCTAACCTCATTTGCACCCCTGACTATG CCTACGGTGCTCGGGGTTTCCCTCCTGTTATCCCCCCCAACTCCACTCTCAAGTTTGAGG TTGAGCTCCTCAAGGTCAACTAA
- a CDS encoding UDP-N-acetylglucosamine transferase subunit ALG14 produces the protein MSLGLHIGRSILAFICLIVAILLRLIFLQHLKTTRASYRPKDAKCSLGVFLGSGGHTSEMKALLSTLDYERYQPRTYIYCHGDDLSLRSVSDIESKKGALTSSNAYNLLSLPRARHVGQPLLSTMFSVLKTLYIATLQLFLIPLLKNPRRPFVDLLIVNGPGTCVVLVVVSYIRRILGLEYTRIIYVESFARVKSLSLSGKMIRPLVDRFLVQWPNVSDGDNVIHKGLLV, from the exons ATGTCCCTTGGCCTGCATATTGGCCGGTCGATCCTTGCCTTCATTTGTTTAATAGTGGCCATCTTGCTTCGTCTTATCTTTCTCCAACACTTAAAGACCACGAGAGCATCGTATCGACCCAAAGATGCCAAATGCTCCTTGGGAGTTTTCCTGGGATCTG GCGGCCATACTAGTGAGATGAAGGCTTTGCTGTCAACATTGGATTATGAACGATATCAGCCTAGAACGTACATTTACTGCCATGGTGATGATCTGTCGTTGCGATCCGTCTCAGACATTGAGTCCAAGAAGGGAGCGTTGACATCATCCAAC GCATACAATTTGTTGAGCCTGCCTCGGGCTCGTCATGTAGGCCAACCACTATTATCTACAATGTTTTCAGTTTTGAAGACACTCTACATTGCAACCTTACAACTTTTTCTAATCCCTCTACTGAAAAACCCGCGACGACCATTCGTGGATCTTTTGATCGTCAATGGCCCAGGTACATGTGTTGTTTTGGTCGTGGTATCATATATTCGTCGG ATACTGGGTCTGGAATATACTCGTATTATCTATGTTGAATCATTTGCTAGAGTTAAAAGCCTGTCCTTAAGTGGGAAGATGATTAGACCGCTTGTAGATCGTTTTTTGGTCCAGTGGCCCAATGTTAGCGACGGCGACAATGTCATACATAAAGGGCTTTTAGTGTGA